In Shewanella sp. MR-4, the genomic stretch GATGGATTCGTTAACACTGCATGGCTACCGTAAAAAATAAGTGCGGGCATTATACCCCTTATTCGGCTACGAGCCAGCCTGCATGCCGCCGACTTAAGGGGTGCAGCAAAACAGCGCTCACTCGAACGGTGCGGAATGAAAGCCAATAAAAAAGGCAACTGTGTTAACACTGTTGCCTTTCATCTATTAGCTAATCGCAGCAAATTAGCCCTGAGACTGCACTGGTGCTAGTTCTGGTGCTGGTGCTGGTGCAGGCGCTGGAGCTGGAGTCGATACCTGTGCGGTGGCTTTTGGCTTTTTAGGCTTAGGTAACAGGCTAAAAATCTTATTGGCGATATCTGTGTTGTCTTGATGACCGTTAAACAACTCAGAGGCTGGGCCTGCGGCAAAGACTTGCACGTCGGTCCCCGTGTGGCCGCCGGTTGTCCAACCCGTATCGGTACGTTTATCAATCACATGGCGAATCGCAACGGCCATGGTTTCTAAGCCCTGCATTCTGGCAACATTTAACTTAGTCACTTCTTCTTCGGTCAATTCAAAGCCTAGCCCGCGGGATAGGTCGGCTTGCCAAGTGTCACCACCAAGAGCGGCTTGGGCTAAGGTATCTGAGCTTGCCGAGATATTACGTAGGATCTCTGGATTCCAGTTGTAGTTGCCATCGGCGCCAATCGATAACCCGCCAGTATTATGGTCGGCGGTGATAACCATTAAGGTATCGGGATTTTGGCGTACGAATTGTTCGACGACTTCAATCGCATTGGCAAACTCATCCATTTCGCCCATGGCGGCGGCGATATCATTGTTGTGTCCCGCCCAGTCGATAAGGCTACCTTCGACCAGCAGCACAAAGCCTTGCTCATTTTGCGACAGTAAGCTGAGGGCTTTTTGAGTCAAGGTGCTGAGTTTTTTAGCATCTTTTTCATCAATCGCCCAAGGCAGTTGCACCTCGGCAAACAAACCTAAGACCTTAGGCTGGGTAATGCTGGCCAGATCGTCAAAGCGGGTAATGTGTTGATAACCCTTGGCGGTGAACTGGGCTAACAGCTCTGGAGGAAAGTACTTTTGCCCGCCACCTAAAAACACATCGGCGTTGGTTTCGAGATAACTTAATGCCAGTGCGTCGTAGTTTTTACGGCTCTCGTTATGGGATAAAAAGGCCGCTGGTGTGGCATGGTTGATTTGTGACGTGACCGCCACACCCGTGCTCAAGCCTAAGGTTTTGGCTTTTTCAAAAATGGTAGGCAGTGGCTGTTTTTGTGTATCGACCGAAATGGCGCCGTTATAGGATTTGACTCCTGTCGCGAGGGCAGTCGCGGCGGCGGCCGAGTCGGTGACATAACCACTGACGCTGGCGGGATAAGTGCTCGCCATGCCAACCAATAAACGGTCGAAGACGGTTTGTTCGACTTCTTCGGTATCTGGATTGTCCTTGTAATAACGATAGGCACTGGTATAGGAAGGCCCCATGCCGTCGCCAATCATGATCACAATATTTTTCGGGCGTGAGGGGGCTTTTACTGGGCCAGTCTCATTCGCTCCTGCTTCAACTGCCAGTGCGGAGGTGGAGAGCCATAAACTCATACCAAGCAATAACAGTGGCGCTTTGGTGAAACTCATATCAGATCCCTAGAAGTCGTAGGCGCTCTGTGGGCGCCTTCAATGAATAATATTATCTTGTAGGTGTACAAGCTTACTGGGCAAGACGGGCTTCGATGGCATCGAACAGCATGCCAGTAATGTCCACATCGAATGCCGCTTGGATTTCACGGATACAGGTTGGGCTGGTGACGTTAATCTCGGTCAGCTTGTCACCAATCACATCCAGACCCACAAAAATCAGGCCGCGTTTTTTCAGCTCTGGGCCAATGGCGCGGGCGATTTTCCAATCTGAGTCCGATAACGGCTGGGCAACACCGCTGCCGCCTGCGGCCAAGTTACCGCGGGTTTCGCCTTTTTTCGGAATGCGCGCTAAGGCGTAGGGCACGGGCTCACCGTCCACCACCAGAATACGCTTGTCGCCCTTGGTGATTTCAGGAATAAAGGCCTGCGCCATGGCGTATTGGTTGCCATATTGGGTCAAGGTTTCGATGATCACCCCAAGGTTAGGGTCGTCCTGTTTCACGCGGAAAATTGAGGTGCCGCCCATGCCGTCTAATGGCTTGAGGATAATGTCGCCCTTGGCTTGGTGGAACGCGCGGATGCGATTAGCATCGCGGGTCACTATGGTTTCTGGCGTAAATTCGCTAAACCATGCGGTGAATAGTTTTTCGTTGGCATCGCGCAAGCTTTGCGGCTTATTTACAATCAGCACGCCTTGCTCTTCGGCGCGCTCTAGCATGTAAGTGGCGTAGATAAATTCGGTATCGAACGGTGGGTCTTTACGCATTAACACCACGTTCAACTCGCTCAGCGGCGTGTCTTGAGCCTCGCCTAGTTCGAACCATTTATTGGCATCGTTGATGACCTGTAATGGACGCATATTGCCCATAGCTACGCCGTTGACCATGGCGAGGTCGGCCATTTCCATATAAAACAGTTGGTAACCCCTTTCCTGCGCCGCCATTAGCATGGCAAAACTGGAGTCTTTCTTAATGTTGATCTCACTGATGGGGTCCATCACTATGCCGAGTTTTATCATTAATCTGTTCCTTATTGATTGCCGTCGCAGGCAAAAAGCATTTATGGATTAGCCAGTAATCGATTCGCCAGCCAGTGTGTTACCCGCTGGCGTTTAACCATTTTAGATTTAACCTAAGTCACCGAATCTAAGTTGCAGCGCGGTAATCGCCGTGAGTGAGGCGGTTTCGGTGCGCAGCACTCGGGGGCCGAGTAACACATCGGTAAACTGGTAGGTTTCCGTCATGGCGATTTCTTCCGCCGATAATCCCCCTTCGGGGCCGATCAGCAGGCGTACACGGGTATGGGATAAATCTAAGCCATTGATACCGTGCGCTGCTCTTGGGTGCAAGTTGAGTTTGAGTGCGCTGGTCGGTTCGCTGCACCATTCCTGTAATTCCATGGCGGGGCGAACGATGGGCACTTGGCTACGGCCAGATTGCTCACAGGCGCTGATCACAATCTTTTGCCATTGCTGGATTTTCTTTTCGAGACGCTCACCAGTGAGTTTGACGCCGCAGCGGTCAGAAAACAGTGGCGTAATGGTATTCACCCCTAGCTCAACGGATTTTTGAATGGTGAACTCCATCCGATCGCCGCGGGAAATCACTTGGCCTAAATGCAGGTTGAGGGGCGATTCCGATGGATTAGCCTCACAGGAGAGCACTTTTACCGTGACCGATTTTTTACCCGCATCGACAATTTCGGCAAGATAATCATTACCATCGCCATTAAACAGGCTAATGTGTTCGCCACTGCCCATACGCAACACTTTGCCAATATGGGCTGCGCCATCCTCATCTAAATTCAGCTGTTGATTTACGGCTAATGGTTGAGGTTGATAAATTCTTGGAACTCTCATTGTCGACCTTATTCGGCTAATTGTTGGCGCAGTGGCGGCGCATTGCAGGCATTCTGCACAAAGGGATTATGATTACCTTGGATTTGCGCTATGGCGTTATCGCGTTTGCATTCAATAGTATCAACTGGATAGCTTTTATCCCATGCTTTGAACAATTTTAATTGCTGCGAGGCGATTTTAAGGCCGTAGGTTTGCTGCATATACAGGTAAGTGCGGGCTATTTTGCCGCGGGCATTAGCGGGCGGCTGGGCTTGGCGATTCTTAAAGTCGATGACTATGGCGCATTGACCATATTGGTCGGCCTTACCGTTCCATTGGCTAAAACGGAAGTTGCTGCGATCGCCGTTCACTTCACCAATCGCGGGCACCAGATTGTGCATGTCCGCTTCCATTTTATTGAATTCTTTACTGTTATCGGCGCAGTTTTTACGGCCGCCCTTTTGCCAGCATTGTAATTGGTGACCAAATTCCCACGCCGGGACTATATGTTCCCACTCGATGCGGTTGGCGCGGGTCTCTTGTTTACGCACTTGATAGCCGCAGCTGTTGAGATCTGGCTTCCAGGATTTGCCCTTTATTTGGATATCACAGCCACAATAAAAACTGACCGCTGGCAAGGTGCCCTGACGGCTGCCTTGATATAAAGATTGGGACAAGACCTTGGCTTGGCTAAAACTATTGGGGTGTGAAGGAGAGGCATGGACTGAGGCCGAAACCGCCAGCCAACTGAATAGGCACAGCAAGGCTTGCCGAGACCTTAAGGCTATCTTGGAGTTGTTCAATATTTATCCCAAAAAGTAATCTGTACTACGCGAGCCTGTGGCTCGTCTCTTATACCCGAATGGTAAGGGAAATACTGCGCCTTATGCAAATCGCTCGTACTTTTGGCCGAGGATTTAGTGTACGGCGGATTATTCGGCGGCTTCGGTAAAGGTGAGGTGGGTATGGCAGCGTTTGCATAGATAACGGGTCTCACCACGCAACACTTTATTATGGCGACGGATGCTCAGCCGAATCGGGCCGCAGGCGCAGCGGTATTCAAAGTCTTTCCCTTTAACCGACTGAGTATCGAAACTGTGGGTGGTATTGGGGCTCACCTTGAACAGCTTGAGCATGATGGATTGCCACTCGCGGCCATGGGGTTTGGTTTTGCCAAAGAGTTGGAAACAGAGCAAATGGCTTATTTCGTGGGGCACCACTTCGGCTAAAAAGGCTTCGCTATTTTCCCTGAGTAATACGGAATTAAATCGTAGGCGATTCTGTTGCAAATGGGCCGTGCCCGCACTCCGTCCCCGCAGGGTAAATTGAGTTAGCGGCCGCGCAAATGGACGCTTGAAGTAGATTTCCGCCTGCTGGTAACAGTCTTCGATGCGTACCAAGATTTGTTGCTGCAGGGGTGTCAGTGGCTTTGGCTGGCGTTGTGGCGTGGCCGAGTTAGCCGCCGTTGCTGAGGTGATACTCGTGGATGAGATGGCTTTACGGCGCAGGCTATTGAGTAGGGATCTCGGGTTAAACATAGACTTAGGCGTTAACTCTTATTTTGCAAAGCATCAATTAAACAACTCATCTAGCTATCGCAAGACATCTATTACGATTCGCTGAGTTCAAAACTCTCATGCTCAAAGCCCTCATTCAAGGCGACTTGCAAGCGTTCGCATCATAACGAACGCTTGCAGACAATGCCAGTATTGCGATTGTTACAGGCTCGCCGCAGCTTGCATCACCATAGTGCGCACTTGCTCGACGATGGCTTGTTCAGTGGCATTGTCGTAGCCCTTCACCCTTGGGGTGTGGATATGGCCGACCTTGGCTGGGCTGTTGAACTTTTGCTGTAACACAATGGCGCGATAAGAAATCTCGTTTGAGAGATACCCACCGCCAGAACCTTCGACCGAGGTTTCATTTTGCAGCTCGTTTAGGGAGCTGGCATTAAATTCGCCGCGGGCTAGGGTGGTCACTGTATGGTTGTCGTTGACTTTCCATTGGCCGTCTTTGACCTGCATGGCGGCGACGGGCAGTGAAAACTCAACAAACTCAGGGCCGATAAAGTCTTTACCATTGAGTTTGGGGGCGACAGGCGCGGTTTTGCTTCCGCCTGTGTACAGATTTTGGTTATCCGGCGCGGCGGCGCTACGGTTACGGCCGGGGAAGCGTTCAATATCAAAGTCACTGCGGCCCATGCTGACGGTAAAGACAAACTGGGTTTTAGGATCGCGATAAATGGGGCTGAGTAAGGATTCGATAATGCCTTGGTCAAAATCCTCGAAGCGCACTGGGATCATCGCGGTTTCGATTTGGGCTTTTTTGCCGTTGATATCAAACCTAAAACCATCGAGGGCAAGGGCGACCAAGCCTGAAGGATTGCTCTGGCTGATGTCTTTATCGAGGAAGAAAGGGTCGAATCCCGTCAGGAAGATTTTTATCTGAACATCGTCGCCGAATTGGATATCGCTAAAACCGCGAGATGCCTTCTCGACGGCGCTGGCTAAAATATTCTGTTGCCAATCGGCCATTTTGAAATTGGCGCTATTGCTCTTGATGCTATTTAACATTGAGAGCCGAGCCCAGTAGAGGGATCTGTCGTCAAAGTGACCTGACTGCACATCACGCACCGCCTGTTGCCACAGTCTGTGGCCTTGGCGGGCTGCAAGTTGGGTTGCATCGCGTTCATTCTTCTGTGCGGAAAGCTGAGTCGCCAAGCCTTCGTCCAAGGCTTGATAGCGGTTGACCACTTCTGCCATGGTTTTTTCTGCAGTAGGAATGCGGGAAACTTCCACATCTCCTAGGAGTTGTACGGCAGCTGCGGTTTGCGCCACTGTGCTGGCGAGGATAAAAACGAGGCTGGGCTTTAACATTGGCGTTTCCTTTTTATTTTAATCACTTATTTTGCTGGAAAAGGGCGATGTTCCTAAGGCGTTTGGGTTTGCTTCATCCTAGAGAGGATGTAACTTATGCCAAAAAGTCACAATGATTGTTTTGAGTATAAGAGTTTACCTAGAGTGATTCGAGGATCTTATTCCTGTTTTGCATATTGAGGTCAGTGTACGGGCGTTAATCAGCGTTGAGTGGCGAGAAACGCGGGCATAAGTGCCTGCCTTATTTTTGCCACAATTGGTCAGCAGTTTGCTAGGGAAAGCCCGCCAAGACGGTGCTACTCTTAGCGCCTCATTTTTATGGATTTATTGCATTAGGCAAGGGGACATTATGCGTGCGTTAGCCTTATCGGCTGTGTTGATGGTGACAACGATGATTGGCATGCCTGCGGTGGCAAAGGAGTGGCAAGAGAACAAGAGCTGGAATGCTCACTTTAGCGAACATAAAACCCAAGGCGTGGTTGTGCTCTGGAACGAGAATACACAGCAGGGTTTTACTAACGATCTTAAACGGGCAAACCAAGCATTTTTACCGGCATCGACCTTTAAGATCCCAAACAGTTTAATTGCCTTGGACTTAGGTGTGGTTAAGGATGAGCATCAGGTCTTTAAATGGGATGGACAGACGCGAGATATCGCCGCATGGAATCGTGACCATGATTTAATCACCGCGATGAAGTATTCGGTTGTGCCTGTTTATCAAGAATTTGCCCGCCAAATTGGCGAGGCTCGTATGAATAAAATGCTGCACGCCTTCGATTATGGCAATGAGGATATCTCGGGCAATTTGGACAGTTTTTGGCTCGATGGTGGTATTCGCATTTCGGCTACCCAGCAAATCGCTTTTTTACGCAAGCTGTACCACAACAAGCTGCACGTTTCTGAGCGTAGTCAGCGCATCGTGAAACAAGCCATGCTGACCGAGGCAAATGCCGACTATATCATCCGAGCGAAAACCGGCTATTCGGTCAGAATTGAACCGAAAATCGGTTGGTGGGTTGGCTGGGTCGAACTGGATGATAATGTGTGGTTTTTCGCGACCAATATGGATATGCCTTCCGCTGAGGGCTTAGGGTTACGTCAAAGCATTACGAAAGCAGTGCTGAAACAGGAAAAAATTATTCCTTAGAAGTGGTTAGCGGCGCATTTGTGTAAAATAGCCGTCATATAAGCTGTAAAGATATATGGACAAAATGCTTATGCTTATGCTGATGCGCTCATAGCTAATTGCTCATACTTAATTCGGTCAGACACCATAGACTTATACTCAGCGAGCTACCAGTTAGTCTGAGCAGTCGCACCTTATTCCTAAACGCAAAAAGCCTAGTCAATTCGCTAGGCTTTTTGTTATCTCAATGGCATGGTCTTTCAACATAGGTATGTGAATCAAGGAGAGGAGATATAGGCAAAGGAGAATACCGCTGCGATAAAGTGCTTAGCCCATCAAGGATTGCAGGCTTTCTTGGCTACTAAAGCGTTTGACGAAAAAGTCCAAGAAGGCACTGATATTAGTGGCTAATTGGCGACGGCTCGAATACACCCCATAGACCTTAAAGGGTTCGATTGGCCATTCTTGTAGTATGGGAACCAGTTGACCATTCGCCAACTCCGTCTTGCAGGCGGAGTTGGACAGCATGGCAATACCAAAGTCATCGAGGGCTAACTGCTTGACCATAATAGGGCTATTAACCCTAACCTTACGTTGAAAATTCACCATGGTCTTACGTGCGCCTTTACCGAGGGGCCAAATGGGCGCAGAGCGTGATGTCCCGAGTAAGATGCCACTGTGCTCACTTAATTCCTTGGGGGTTGCAGGCGTGCCTCGGGCTTTTAAATAGGCCGGGCTTGCCACGAGAATGGGTTGGCGCTCGAACAGTAATCTTGCAACAAGATCAGAGGATTGCAGTGGCCCATATTTGATAGCTATGTCATATCCTTCACCCACTAAACCGATATCATTGTCGGTAAACTGGACATCTAATTCCACATTGGGATATAAACGCATGAATCCGCTACAGAGGTTAGCGATTAATTCTTGGCTAAAAGAGACTGGAATAGCTATCCGTAATGATCCTGACACATCATCATGGGTACTCTCGATAACAGCCTTGGCCGCTTCCACCTCATTGCGAATGGAATCACAGTGTTGATAAAAGAGGGCCCCGACTTGAGTAAGGCTTAAGTTGCGGGTGTCGCGTTGTAATAATCGCACGCCAAGTTCTTCTTCGAGCTGCGCGATTTTGCGACTTATGGTGGATTTTGGGTGGCCGGTTTCACGTGCAGCTTGGGAGAATCCCTTCGCTCTAACTACGGCTGCAAATAGCATCATACCGTTTAAATCTGGCATGTTTTTCCCACTGTCTCATATTTGGAACATAGCGTCTTATGCAGTTTAATGGCATTTGGCGGGATAACAAAGTTATATTTATTGGCTAAAAATTTTCAGAGGCTAAAGCAGAGGATCTTTTGATGACCAGCAATAATCAGCCCACACACATGACTCAAGCCCAAACGCCCGATCCGCTTTTTTTACAAGCCGAGCATTTGGCAAAAGATTTTTCTCTGTTTCCTAAACACAGTAAACAGAGCTTATCAGATGAAATTAAAGGTCTTTTAAACGATGACGCCATTCAGGCAAATTTAAAAGACTTGGCATCTTTAGATGTCGATGGTTACGTCGCAAAAGTGATCCAGCCGACCCAAGATAAAGGTCGTCCTGGTGCAAAACGTATCATTGCTGACCTAAAAGGTCGCTTGATTACCGAAACTCACTTGGGTTCTTTCTACAGCGCTGAGGTCGAGCTGAATTTCGGTTCACGCACTCGTCGTATCGGTTTTATTGCCCAAGAGCGTACCACGGCTAACGGCGCGTGGATGCCTGAACATCACTATGCGGCCTGTAAAGCGATTCGTCATTTCGCCGAATTGTCTATGCCTATCGTTTATCTCATCGACACCCCTGGGGCCGATGCGGGCGAAGTGGCTAACAGCCAAAACCAAGCACATTCTATTTCTAAGGCGATTGCTGAGAGTGCCAACGTTGACGTGCCAACAGTCGGTATCGTTATCGGTGCGGGTTACTCGGGCGGTGCGATTCCATTAGCGGCGGCCAACATCCTGTTATCGCTGCGCGATGGTATTTTCAACACGATTCAGCCACAAGGTCTGCAGAGTATTGCGCGTAAGTACAACCTGTCATGGCAGGAATGTGCTAAGTCTGTGGGCGTGTCTCCAGAAGAGCTATACACCGCGGGTTGTATCGATGGCATCATCGATTTCTCTCCTGGTGACCGTGACGAGCGTCAGCACAACTTACGCCGCGCTATCATCAGCAGTATCGAAGCTGTTGAACGTGCAGCCATCAACTTTGTGCGTGAATCTAAAGATTTACGTGAGCACTATGACCGCAGTTTAGCGCGCTTCCTCAGCCCATCTAAAAACCTGATGGCGTTAGAGTTAAACGCAGAATTGGCCGTGGCAACTAGCCCGACCAACCATCACAACCTGTTTGGTAGTGCTTACCGTTACCTGCGTTATTTAACGCTGCGTAGCCGCATTCATTCAATCTCTCAGGAGCAATACGGACGTCTGTCACGTGTTAGCGTGCCTGAAGGTGACTTGTTAGCTCGTATCCAGCAAGAGCAAGACCGTGTATTCCAAGCTTGGTTATCAAGCCCTGATAAGCTGGTTTACGATGAAGATCTAAACAAGCTGTGGGCGAACTTTATTGCTAAGCGCGATGAAGTGTCTACCGAGCGTAACATGCTGACTCGTTTGATTTTGGGTGAACCAAAAGAGAACTACAAAAAAGCACGTAAGGCGCTGTTATTTAACATCGGTTGGTCTTTATATCACCGCTGGAAGAGCAATGCGGCAAACAACTTCAAGGGCTTAATCCAGCACCTTGAAAATCTGCCAAAGTCAGTGACTCAAGCCAAGTGGCCTGAACTGAATCAACTGACTGTGCTCGATGTGGTTGTGAACGACGAACTGCGTGAAGACTTCATTTGGCAATGTCATAACATCCTGATCTTTAACTCACTGTACGACAACGTTGTGGGCAGCTTAGCGTCTATCGCGAAAGAAGCCATGATGTCTAAGAGCCTGTCTCGTAACTCAGTGAACAACCTGCTGCACAAGTCAATTGACCATGCGCTGTCGACTCAGGATACCGCTAACGACAAGGCGAAATTCTACAAGTGGCTTAAGTACTTTATGGGCCAATCTAACCGTGCCGATCTCTTGGTGCGTGTAGAGCAGTGGAAGAGTGTGGGGTTCCCACAACTTAACGACAGTTTATTCGTTATCCTGACTTACTTCTTCGAGCGTTTACTGCCTGAATACTTCGACAGTGAAAGCGATAACAGCAAGTACACTGGCGCGATTAACCCTGTGCGTATCGGTCGTCGTAAGGACTTCTGGAACCGCTTGACCATGGGTTATCAGGACTTACTGATCCAAAAAGTATTACGTGACGAAAAACGTACCGGCAAGATGACGTGGGAAAATGTGATTAAGCAATTTTTCACTCATTTTGAAGAGATCAATGGCGACAAAATGTCGGCCAACTTGCTTAACTTCCCTGGTTTCCGTCTCTCAATCGAAGATGCGTTAGACAAAGGCATTCGTCCTTGCGGTCTGATCACAGGTATTGCTGACTTTAAAGAAAAAGGTCAAAAAGTCCGTGTGGGTGTGGCTGTGTCTAACACTGCATTCCAAGCGGGGGCCTTCGATATGGCGAGTGCTGAGAAATTCTCTGCGCTGCTGATCGAGTGTGCTAAGCGTAAGCTACCTGTTGTTTGCTTTATCAGCTCAGGCGGTATGCAGACTAAAGAAGGTGCTGCGGCACTGTTCTCTATGGCTGTTGTGAACGACCGTATCACTCGTTTCATCCGTGATAACGAATTGCCAGTACTGATGTTCGGTTTTGGTGACTGTACTGGTGGTGCGCAGGCGAGTTTCGTGACTCACCCATTAGTGCAAACCTATTACCTGTCTGGTACTAACATGCCATTCGCGGGTCAAATGGTGGTGCCAGCTTACTTGCCTTCGACTTCGACACTGTCTAACTACTTGTCGAAAGTACCAGGTGCAATGGCGGGCTTAGTCCACAACCCATTCAGCGAAACCTTAGATAACCAATTGGCGAGCATCGATCCTCTGATGCCAATGCCAACGGCGAAGATCAGTGACGTGATCATCAACGCCCTATCAACACTGGTTGTTGAAGCGCCTGTTGAAGAAGAAGTGATTGTTCAAAACGATCCACGTAAGTTAATGAAACCAATTAACAAAGTATTGGTTCATGCCCGTGGTTGTACCGCTGTTAAGTTGATCCGTAAGGCTCACGATAACGATATCAACGTGGTATTAGTGGCGTCAGATCCTGACATGACCGCCGTACCTGCGGATATGCTGAAAGACTCAGACAAGTTAGTCTGCTTAGGTGGTAACACCTCTGACGAAAGTTACCTGAACGCTTACTCAGTGCTCAAAGTGGCCGAATACGAGCAAGTTGATGCACTGCACCCAGGTATCGGCTTCCTGTCTGAAAGCCCACAATTTGCGGCATTGTGTGTGAACAATGGGGTTAACTTCGTTGGTCCTAGCGTGCATTCAATGACGACTATGGGTAACAAGTCGAACGCGATTAAGACATCACAAAGCCAAAACGTGCCAGTAGTACCA encodes the following:
- the endA gene encoding endonuclease EndA, translated to MLNNSKIALRSRQALLCLFSWLAVSASVHASPSHPNSFSQAKVLSQSLYQGSRQGTLPAVSFYCGCDIQIKGKSWKPDLNSCGYQVRKQETRANRIEWEHIVPAWEFGHQLQCWQKGGRKNCADNSKEFNKMEADMHNLVPAIGEVNGDRSNFRFSQWNGKADQYGQCAIVIDFKNRQAQPPANARGKIARTYLYMQQTYGLKIASQQLKLFKAWDKSYPVDTIECKRDNAIAQIQGNHNPFVQNACNAPPLRQQLAE
- a CDS encoding LysR family transcriptional regulator, with the translated sequence MPDLNGMMLFAAVVRAKGFSQAARETGHPKSTISRKIAQLEEELGVRLLQRDTRNLSLTQVGALFYQHCDSIRNEVEAAKAVIESTHDDVSGSLRIAIPVSFSQELIANLCSGFMRLYPNVELDVQFTDNDIGLVGEGYDIAIKYGPLQSSDLVARLLFERQPILVASPAYLKARGTPATPKELSEHSGILLGTSRSAPIWPLGKGARKTMVNFQRKVRVNSPIMVKQLALDDFGIAMLSNSACKTELANGQLVPILQEWPIEPFKVYGVYSSRRQLATNISAFLDFFVKRFSSQESLQSLMG
- a CDS encoding alkaline phosphatase, yielding MSFTKAPLLLLGMSLWLSTSALAVEAGANETGPVKAPSRPKNIVIMIGDGMGPSYTSAYRYYKDNPDTEEVEQTVFDRLLVGMASTYPASVSGYVTDSAAAATALATGVKSYNGAISVDTQKQPLPTIFEKAKTLGLSTGVAVTSQINHATPAAFLSHNESRKNYDALALSYLETNADVFLGGGQKYFPPELLAQFTAKGYQHITRFDDLASITQPKVLGLFAEVQLPWAIDEKDAKKLSTLTQKALSLLSQNEQGFVLLVEGSLIDWAGHNNDIAAAMGEMDEFANAIEVVEQFVRQNPDTLMVITADHNTGGLSIGADGNYNWNPEILRNISASSDTLAQAALGGDTWQADLSRGLGFELTEEEVTKLNVARMQGLETMAVAIRHVIDKRTDTGWTTGGHTGTDVQVFAAGPASELFNGHQDNTDIANKIFSLLPKPKKPKATAQVSTPAPAPAPAPAPELAPVQSQG
- the blaOXA gene encoding OXA-48 family class D beta-lactamase — protein: MRALALSAVLMVTTMIGMPAVAKEWQENKSWNAHFSEHKTQGVVVLWNENTQQGFTNDLKRANQAFLPASTFKIPNSLIALDLGVVKDEHQVFKWDGQTRDIAAWNRDHDLITAMKYSVVPVYQEFARQIGEARMNKMLHAFDYGNEDISGNLDSFWLDGGIRISATQQIAFLRKLYHNKLHVSERSQRIVKQAMLTEANADYIIRAKTGYSVRIEPKIGWWVGWVELDDNVWFFATNMDMPSAEGLGLRQSITKAVLKQEKIIP
- a CDS encoding SprT family zinc-dependent metalloprotease; the encoded protein is MFNPRSLLNSLRRKAISSTSITSATAANSATPQRQPKPLTPLQQQILVRIEDCYQQAEIYFKRPFARPLTQFTLRGRSAGTAHLQQNRLRFNSVLLRENSEAFLAEVVPHEISHLLCFQLFGKTKPHGREWQSIMLKLFKVSPNTTHSFDTQSVKGKDFEYRCACGPIRLSIRRHNKVLRGETRYLCKRCHTHLTFTEAAE
- the rsmE gene encoding 16S rRNA (uracil(1498)-N(3))-methyltransferase — its product is MRVPRIYQPQPLAVNQQLNLDEDGAAHIGKVLRMGSGEHISLFNGDGNDYLAEIVDAGKKSVTVKVLSCEANPSESPLNLHLGQVISRGDRMEFTIQKSVELGVNTITPLFSDRCGVKLTGERLEKKIQQWQKIVISACEQSGRSQVPIVRPAMELQEWCSEPTSALKLNLHPRAAHGINGLDLSHTRVRLLIGPEGGLSAEEIAMTETYQFTDVLLGPRVLRTETASLTAITALQLRFGDLG
- the gshB gene encoding glutathione synthase, which encodes MIKLGIVMDPISEINIKKDSSFAMLMAAQERGYQLFYMEMADLAMVNGVAMGNMRPLQVINDANKWFELGEAQDTPLSELNVVLMRKDPPFDTEFIYATYMLERAEEQGVLIVNKPQSLRDANEKLFTAWFSEFTPETIVTRDANRIRAFHQAKGDIILKPLDGMGGTSIFRVKQDDPNLGVIIETLTQYGNQYAMAQAFIPEITKGDKRILVVDGEPVPYALARIPKKGETRGNLAAGGSGVAQPLSDSDWKIARAIGPELKKRGLIFVGLDVIGDKLTEINVTSPTCIREIQAAFDVDITGMLFDAIEARLAQ